A stretch of Prunus dulcis chromosome 6, ALMONDv2, whole genome shotgun sequence DNA encodes these proteins:
- the LOC117632290 gene encoding uncharacterized protein LOC117632290: protein MSNDHSTSSILEDDQDTINSTTTSTITPTPTTTTSASASASSHNSSLSKCQSAIQSLSTILPSLPPSLSSSSNPAHSLLHDHHTASHISSLLRQPDSGAGDNNLCRWLYDTFQSSDPDLQLLVLRFLPIIAGIYISRAALRVPLAGFEAVLLALYAHETATRSGHSITVSVPDLSHPSLYHESKAPTKNNSTGLNLAVISPSLEPYGTVRSTRRARIVGVALELYYSKIHEMPVQSKIEFCEFCKVWAGQDGEMYKEMTGSSCSSRSESKEEDGNGEKVGSIPLPWELMQPVFRILGHCLLCPNQNKELVNKGSEACRSLYARSMHDINPKAILATGSLLRLTKQALDTNDDFDPTEIPKSRIISI from the coding sequence ATGTCCAACGACCACTCCACTTCCTCCATCCTAGAAGATGATCAAGATACCATCAattccaccaccacctccaccatcACCCCAACCCCAACAACTACCACTTCAGCCTCAGCCTCAGCTTCATCACATAACTCATCCCTCTCCAAATGCCAATCAGCAATCCAATCCCTCTCAACCATTCTcccctctctccctccttccctctcctcctcctccaaccCCGCCCACTCCCTCCTCCATGACCACCACACGGCCTCCCACATCTCCTCCCTTCTCCGCCAACCCGACTCCGGCGCAGGAGACAACAACCTCTGCCGCTGGCTCTACGACACCTTCCAATCCTCCGATCCCGACCTCCAACTCCTCGTCCTTCGCTTCCTTCCCATCATCGCGGGCATCTACATCTCCCGTGCTGCCCTCCGGGTACCCCTAGCTGGCTTTGAGGCAGTCCTCTTAGCCCTCTACGCCCACGAAACCGCAACACGTTCTGGCCACTCCATAACCGTCAGTGTCCCTGACTTGTCTCATCCCAGTCTCTACCACGAAAGCAAAGCACCCACTAAAAACAACTCCACAGGCCTAAATTTGGCTGTCATATCTCCAAGTTTGGAACCCTATGGTACAGTGAGGTCCACAAGGAGGGCTAGGATTGTTGGGGTGGCACTAGAGTTGTACTACAGTAAGATACATGAAATGCCGGTGCAGTCAAAGATTGAATTTTGCGAGTTTTGCAAGGTTTGGGCTGGCCAAGACGGGGAAATGTACAAGGAGATGACTGGTAGTAGCTGTAGCAGTAGGAGTGAAAGCAAAGAAGAGGATGGAAATGGAGAAAAGGTGGGGAGCATTCCTTTGCCATGGGAATTGATGCAACCGGTTTTCAGGATTTTGGGTCACTGCCTTTTGTGTCCAAACCAAAACAAGGAGTTGGTTAATAAGGGCAGTGAGGCTTGTAGGAGTTTGTATGCCAGATCTATGCATGATATCAATCCCAAAGCTATTTTGGCCACTGGGAGTCTTCTTAGGCTCACTAAGCAAGCATTGGACACTAACGATGATTTTGATCCAACTGAGATTCCTAAATCTCGAATTATTAGTATCTAG
- the LOC117631372 gene encoding GDSL esterase/lipase At1g71250-like yields MTMSQEKPNFKASKLLLLVHLLALLVIAHGKLPPEVSNDLNAPAFYILGDSSVDCGDNTLFYPLIHSSLSLYSCNGSDSTLIPHLLAEKMGMPNILPFYSQNGSIDGILKGLNFGSAQATIMNPSSQSYQSVNQQLRQVFDSMQLLQLQLSQETALHFIRSSIFYLSFGKDDYIDLYQRNASGAAKPNYSDQEFSQVLANQMIHVIRNLYDMNVRRMICMGILPLGCTPRMLLDRYNSNSKGGEEDDDGRGCVEEINAQVSEYNKMLHEQIAMLRTELPDAQIVFCDVYQGIRKIINNPEHYGFEDVKSACCGLGMYGAAIGCLSKDTACEQDTSHVWWDLYNPTKAVNSLLADSAWSGYPLSRICRPTTIQELLSTASPSHPIPT; encoded by the exons ATGACAATGTCCcaagaaaaacccaatttcaaaGCAAGCAAGTTGTTGCTTCTTGTTCATCTTCTAGCCCTTTTGGTCATAGCTCATGGGAAATTGCCGCCAGAGGTTTCAAATGACCTAAATGCCCCTGCTTTCTACATCTTGGGAGATTCCTCTGTTGATTGTGGAGACAACACACTGTTTTACCCTCTCATTCACAGCTCTCTGTCCTTGTATTCATGCAACGGTTCTGATTCCACTCTGATTCCCCATCTTCTTG CTGAGAAGATGGGCATGCCAAATATCCTACCTTTCTACAGTCAAAATGGATCCATTGATGGAATACTAAAAGGCCTCAACTTTGGTTCAGCACAAGCAACAATCATGAACCCGAGCAGCCAGAGCTACCAGTCTGTAAACCAGCAACTGCGCCAAGTTTTCGACTCAATGCAGCTCTTACAACTGCAGCTGAGCCAGGAAACAGCTCTCCATTTCATCCGATCTTCCATCTTCTACCTCTCCTTTGGCAAAGACGACTACATCGACCTCTACCAGCGCAATGCATCAGGCGCTGCAAAACCCAACTACAGTGACCAAGAATTCTCCCAGGTTTTAGCAAATCAGATGATACATGTTATAAGGAACCTCTATGACATGAATGTGAGGAGGATGATCTGCATGGGGATATTGCCTTTGGGATGCACACCGCGTATGTTGCTGGACCGGTACAATTCGAATTCCAAAGGCGGtgaggaagatgatgatggaAGGGGTTGTGTGGAGGAGATCAATGCGCAGGTTTCGGAGTACAACAAAATGCTGCATGAGCAGATTGCTATGCTCCGCACAGAGCTTCCGGATGCCCAGATTGTGTTCTGTGATGTGTACCAAGGAATTAGAAAGATCATAAACAACCCAGAACACTACG GATTTGAGGATGTAAAGAGTGCCTGCTGTGGGTTGGGAATGTATGGGGCAGCAATTGGATGCCTTTCAAAAGATACGGCATGCGAACAAGATACAAGCCATGTGTGGTGGGATTTGTACAACCCAACAAAGGCAGTCAACTCCTTGCTGGCTGACTCTGCCTGGTCCGGCTATCCCCTTTCTCGCATTTGCCGCCCTACCACCATCCAGGAATTGCTTTCCACTGCTTCACCCTCACATCCAATTCCCACCTGA
- the LOC117632982 gene encoding F-box/WD-40 repeat-containing protein At5g21040 — translation MEFECQVSTEVSKNLVDCVNNSFGQQGEPNQFNSKLEAENLGISEQTSDSYTEKEKIALSKPTLTKKPNSDSCGSKQFLSSDVVLNSRRSITDLPPALLSEILNFLDPKELGMVSCVSTYLCRLASEHHVWKDFYCERWGNLTVPTSLGSGVSDEMSWKEFFVEREFRSKTFMGRYSIDVMYGHNEAVLTVFLLASAKLIFTAGYDQTVKMWNMEEGLLIASSRSLGCTIRAVAGDTKLLVAGGTDGFIQCWRAVEGFPHLFDIKGPQNQNTEFRLWEHEGPITSLALDLTRIYSGSWDMTVRVWDRLSLKCVKVLRHSDWVWALVPHDRTVASTSGSDVCIWDTSSGRLMTIIHSAHVGNTYSLARNHTGDFLFTGGEDGAIHMYEITSHGLQTNALLVATWVPHSGCVYSLAFEFPWLVSASADGKLALIDVRKLLRTRKHDSGKRFSCVKLVDRSSMEPPQRMLHGFGKNLMSVGIGADRIVCGGDEGVVRIWNFTEALEIERRVCALKAIRLENRMRRRKLHLENSSKGSRNDQCSVAAKKNPVTGDRSGWHSKRALSGKLKS, via the coding sequence atggaatttgaatgCCAGGTGAGTACTGAGGTTTCTAAGAATTTGGTAGATTGTGTAAACAATTCGTTTGGACAACAAGGGGAACcaaatcaattcaattccaagcTGGAAGCTGAAAACCTTGGCATTTCAGAACAAACATCAGATTCATAtactgaaaaggaaaaaattgcACTCTCGAAACCTACATTGACCAAGAAACCAAACTCGGACTCTTGTGGTTCAAAACAGTTTTTGTCTAGTGATGTTGTTCTTAATTCTCGTAGGTCAATCACTGACCTTCCACCAGCCTTGTTATCCGAAATTCTGAATTTCCTTGACCCAAAAGAGCTAGGTATGGTTTCATGTGTATCAACGTATCTCTGTAGGCTTGCGTCTGAACACCATGTTTGGAAGGATTTTTATTGTGAGAGATGGGGAAATTTAACAGTTCCAACATCTTTGGGTTCAGGAGTTTCTGATGAGATGTCATGGAAGGAATTTTTTGTGGAAAGGGAGTTTAGGAGTAAGACTTTTATGGGACGTTATAGCATTGATGTTATGTATGGCCATAATGAAGCTGTTCTTACAGTTTTCCTTTTGGCTTCTGCAAAGCTCATATTTACTGCTGGGTATGACCAAACTGTAAAAATGTGGAACATGGAAGAAGGGTTGTTGATTGCATCTTCAAGATCTCTTGGTTGCACTATCCGTGCAGTTGCTGGAGATACAAAACTGTTGGTTGCTGGTGGTACTGATGGCTTTATCCAGTGTTGGCGGGCAGTGGAAGGCTTTCCACACTTGTTTGATATTAAGGGTCCTCAAAACCAAAATACCGAGTTTCGACTATGGGAGCATGAGGGGCCCATAACTTCTCTTGCCTTGGATCTTACCAGGATTTATAGTGGTTCCTGGGACATGACTGTTCGTGTGTGGGATCGTTTGTCACTGAAGTGCGTAAAGGTTTTGAGACATAGTGATTGGGTTTGGGCACTTGTTCCTCATGATCGTACAGTTGCTAGCACATCGGGTTCAGATGTTTGTATTTGGGATACTAGTAGTGGGAGACTGATGACCATTATTCATAGTGCTCATGTTGGTAACACCTACTCTTTGGCACGAAACCACACAGGGGATTTTCTATTTACCGGAGGGGAAGATGGTGCAATACACATGTACGAAATCACTAGTCATGGCCTTCAGACTAATGCATTACTTGTTGCGACTTGGGTTCCTCACTCAGGTTGTGTCTATTCCCTTGCGTTTGAGTTTCCATGGCTTGTTTCTGCTTCTGCTGATGGGAAACTTGCACTAATTGATGTGAGAAAGCTTCTAAGGACTAGAAAGCATGATTCAGGGAAACGTTTTTCATGTGTTAAGCTCGTGGACCGCAGTAGCATGGAACCCCCACAGAGGATGTTACATGGATTTGGGAAGAATCTCATGTCAGTGGGCATTGGTGCTGATCGTATTGTATGTGGAGGCGACGAAGGTGTTGTTAGGATCTGGAACTTCACAGAAGCTTTGGAGATTGAGCGGAGGGTTTGTGCTTTAAAAGCAATACGGTTGGAGAACCGGATGAGGCGGCGTAAGCTTCATTTAGAAAATAGCAGCAAAGGCAGTAGAAATGATCAATGTTCAGttgcagccaagaagaatCCAGTAACTGGTGACAGGAGTGGTTGGCACAGTAAACGTGCATTGAGTGGCAAGCTGAAGTCATAG
- the LOC117631425 gene encoding 4-hydroxy-tetrahydrodipicolinate reductase 2, chloroplastic-like has translation MCSILKHLAATRSEFLSKNPTPQISSAFRLCTMASMFKLPANCVVFQQQRRAVLARAGTSRLDATGFNWKQRASSSSSSAMNMIPQMSISAIPNQSLEKSLPKNKIDIPIMVNSCSGKMGKAIIQAADSAGLSVVPASFGSAEESGQTVQVGANEILIHGPSERERTLASLLEKYPNLIVVDFTVPSAVNDNAELYCKVGVPFVMGTTGGDRDRLYKTVEDSLVYAVISPQMGKQVVAFLAAMEIMAEQFPGAFSGYSLQVMESHQASKVDTSGTAKAVISCFQKLGVSFDMEQVQLVRDPQQQLEMVGVPEEHLSGHAFHMYHLSSPDETVSFEFQHNVCGRSIYAEGTIDSVIFLAKKVHSKAEKRLYNMIDVLREGNMR, from the exons ATGTGTTCCATCCTAAAACACCTAGCAGCGACGCGCTCTGAGTTTTTATCCAAAAACCCTACACCCCAAATAAGCTCTGCCTTCAGACTCTGTACAATGGCGTCCATGTTCAAACTGCCAGCCAATTGTGTCGTTTTTCAGCAACAGAGGCGGGCAGTCTTAGCTAGAGCTGGAACCAGTAGATTAGATGCTACTGGTTTCAATTGGAAGCAAAGagcttcatcatcatcatcatcggCTATGAATATGATCCCACAGATGTCAATTTCAGCCATACCCAATCAAAGTCTTGAGAAGTCTTTGCCCAAGAACAAGATTGACATCCCTATCATG GTAAACTCATGTAGTGGCAAAATGGGGAAGGCCATTATACAAGCAGCAGATTCTGCAGGACTGAGTGTGGTTCCCGCATCATTTGGCTCTGCCGAGGAATCGGGGCAAACCGTCCAAGTCGGTGCAAACGAGATTCTGATCCATGGTCCTtctgaaagagaaagaaccCTTGCATCTCTTCTCGAGAAATATCCCAATTTGATTGTGGTGGACTTCACTGTGCCTTCGGCAGTAAATG ATAATGCAGAACTATATTGCAAAGTTGGAGTGCCATTTGTGATGGGAACAACCGGTGGAGACAGGGATCGGTTGTACAAGACTGTAGAAGACTCACTAGTCTATGCAGTAATTTCCCCACAAATGGGAAAACAG GTTGTGGCATTTCTTGCAGCCATGGAAATTATGGCCGAGCAATTCCCTGGAGCTTTCTCTGGGTATTCCCTACAG GTTATGGAATCCCATCAAGCAAGTAAAGTTGACACATCTGGAACTGCAAAGGCTGTTATTTCTTGCTTCCAGAAGTTGGGTGTGTCCTTTGATATGGAGCAG GTCCAATTGGTCCGGGATCCCCAGCAACAATTAGAGATGGTGGGAGTTCCAGAGGAGCATTTGTCTGGTCATGCATTTCATATGTATCATCTGAGTTCACCTGATGAAAC AGTTTCTTTTGAGTTTCAGCATAATGTTTGTGGTAGATCAATATATGCAGAGGGCACAATTGATTCTGTAATTTTCCTTGCTAAGAAG GTCCATTCGAAGGCAGAGAAGCGGTTATACAATATGATAGATGTCCTGCGAGAGGGTAACATGCGATGA